A single genomic interval of Antechinus flavipes isolate AdamAnt ecotype Samford, QLD, Australia chromosome 1, AdamAnt_v2, whole genome shotgun sequence harbors:
- the LOC127559020 gene encoding olfactory receptor 13D1-like, whose amino-acid sequence MEKNNYTIVTEFFMVGLSNYPTLQMLLYVLCLLMYLVILLGNSILMIIIILDPRLHNPMYFFLGNLSFLDICYTSSTIPQMLVSFTSERKSITFIGCALQLVISLGLGSTECLLLAVMAFDRYVAICNPLRYTIIMNKELCVKMAAWTWTLGFLVALTQSVLALILPFCENIIDHLFCEIPALLKLVCVDISLNVFIMIIASIILLITPLLFIFISYVFIISTILRIKSTEGRQKAFSTCSAHLTVVILFYGSALFMYMKPKSKDTKLFDELFGLSYWVITPMLNPIIYSLRNKEVKEGVKKVFIRNLYLRRM is encoded by the coding sequence ATGGAAAAGAATAATTATACGATTGTGACAGAGTTTTTTATGGTGGGGCTTTCTAATTATCCAACACTCCAGATGCTTCTTTATGTGCTCTGCCTGTTGATGTACTTGGTGATCCTTCTGGGAAACAGTATCCTCATGATCATAATCATTCTGGATCCCCGCCTCcacaatcctatgtattttttccttgggaACCTTTCCTTTCTGGACATCTGCTACACATCCTCCACTATCCCTCAAATGCTAGTTAGCTTTACATCTGAAAGAAAATCCATCACTTTCATTGGATGTGCCCTGCAGTTGGTCATTTCTCTTGGACTTGGGTCCACAGAGTGTCTGTTGCTGGCAGTAATGGCTTTTGATCGATATGTAGCCATCTGCAATCCCCTGAGATACACCATCATCATGAACAAGGAACTCTGTGTGAAGATGGCTGCTTGGACCTGGACACTAGGATTTTTGGTCGCTCTTACACAATCTGTGCTTGCTCTGATATTGcctttttgtgaaaacattattgaCCACCTTTTCTGTGAAATTCCTGCTCTTCTCAAACTTGTCTGTGTAGATATTTCCCTCAATGTATTTATTATGATAATTGCAAGCATTATTCTTTTAATTACTCCtctgctatttatattcatttcttatgTCTTTATCATCTCCACTATTCTGAGAATTAAATCTACTGAAGGAAGGCAAAAAGCCTTTTCCACTTGTTCAGCCCACCTAACAGTAGTGATCTTGTTCTATGGCTCTGCTCTTTTTATGTACATGAAGCCCAAGTCCAAAGACACTAAGCTGTTTGATGAACTCTTTGGGTTGTCTTACTGGGTTATTACCCCAATGCTGAACCCCATTATCTACAGCCTGAGGAACAAGGAGGTAAAAGAGGGTGTGAAGAAAGTGTTCATCAGAAATCTGTACTTAAGGAGAATGTGA
- the LOC127559060 gene encoding olfactory receptor 13D1-like — protein MEKDNYTVVTEFFMVGLSNYPTLQMLLYVLCLLMYLVILLGNSILMIIIILDPRLHNPMYFFLGNLSFLDICYTSSTIPQMLVTFTSERKSITFIGCALQLVVSLGLGSTECLLLAVMAFDRYVAICNPLRYTIIMNKGLCVHMAAWTWTLGFLNSLIQSVLALILPFCENIIDHLLCEIPVLLKLVCVDISLNVFILIIASIILLITPLLFIFISYVFIISTILRIKSTEGRQKAFSTCSAHLTVVILFYGSALFMYMKPKSKDTKLFDELFGLSYWVITPMLNPIIYSLRNKEVKEGVKKVFIRNLYLRTI, from the coding sequence ATGGAAAAGGATAATTATACAGTTGTAACAGAGTTTTTTATGGTGGGGCTTTCTAATTATCCAACACTCCAGATGCTTCTTTATGTGCTCTGCCTGTTGATGTACTTGGTGATCCTTCTGGGAAACAGTATCCTCATGATCATAATCATTCTGGATCCCCGCCTCcacaatcctatgtatttttttcttgggaACCTTTCCTTTCTGGACATCTGCTACACATCCTCCACTATCCCTCAAATGCTAGTTACCTTTACATCTGAAAGAAAATCCATCACTTTCATTGGATGTGCCCTGCAATTGGTCGTTTCCCTTGGACTTGGATCCACAGAGTGTTTGTTGTTGGCAGTAATGGCTTTTGATCGATATGTAGCCATCTGCAATCCCCTAAGATATACCATCATCATGAACAAGGGTCTCTGTGTTCATATGGCTGCCTGGACCTGGACATTAGGATTTCTGAATTCTCTGATACAATCTGTGCTTGCTCTGATATTGcctttttgtgaaaacattattgaCCACCTTCTCTGTGAAATTCCTGTTCTTCTCAAACTTGTCTGTGTAGACATCTCCCtcaatgtatttattttgataattgcaAGCATTATTCTTTTAATCACTCCTCtgctgtttatattcatttcttatgTCTTTATCATCTCCACTATTCTGAGAATTAAATCTACTGAAGGAAGGCAAAAAGCCTTTTCCACTTGTTCAGCCCACCTGACAGTAGTGATCTTGTTCTATGGCTCTGCTCTTTTTATGTACATGAAGCCCAAATCCAAAGACACTAAGCTTTTTGATGAACTCTTTGGGTTGTCTTACTGGGTTATCACCCCAATGCTGAACCCCATTATCTACAGCCTGAGGAACAAGGAGGTAAAAGAGGGTGTGAAGAAAGTGTTCATCAGAAATCTGTACTTAAGGACAATATGA
- the LOC127559105 gene encoding olfactory receptor 13D1-like: MEKDNYTVVTEFFMVGLSNYPTLQMLLYVLCLLMYLVILLGNSILMIIIILDPRLHNPMYFFLGNLSFLDICYTSSTIPQMLVSFTSERKSITFIGCALQLVISLGLGSTECLLLAVMAFDRYVAICNPLRYTIIMNKELCVHMAAWTWTLGFSVALTQSVLALILPFCENIIDHLLCEIPALLKLVCVDISLNVFIMIIASIILLITPLLFIFISYVFIISTILRIKSTEGRQKAFSTCSAHLTVVILFYGSALFMYMKPKSKDTKLFDELFGLSYWVITPMLNPIIYSLRNKEVKEGVKKVFIRNLYLRAV, translated from the coding sequence ATGGAAAAGGATAATTACACAGTTGTAACAGAGTTTTTTATGGTGGGGCTTTCTAATTATCCAACACTCCAGATGCTTCTTTATGTGCTCTGCCTGTTGATGTACTTGGTGATCCTTCTGGGAAACAGTATCCTCATGATCATAATCATTCTGGATCCCCGCCTCcacaatcctatgtattttttccttgggaACCTTTCCTTTCTGGACATCTGCTACACATCCTCCACTATCCCTCAAATGCTAGTTAGTTTTACATCTGAAAGAAAATCCATCACTTTCATTGGATGTGCCCTGCAGTTGGTCATTTCCCTTGGACTTGGATCCACAGAGTGTCTGTTGCTGGCAGTAATGGCTTTTGATCGATATGTAGCCATCTGCAATCCCCTGAGATACACCATCATCATGAACAAGGAACTCTGTGTGCATATGGCTGCTTGGACCTGGACGTTAGGATTTTCGGTTGCCCTTACACAATCTGTGCTTGCTCTGATATTGcctttttgtgaaaacattattgaCCACCTTCTCTGTGAAATTCCTGCTCTTCTCAAACTTGTCTGTGTAGACATCTCCCTCAATGTATTTATTATGATAATTGCAAGCATTATTCTTTTAATCACTCCTCtgctgtttatattcatttcttatgTCTTTATCATCTCCACTATTCTGAGAATTAAATCTActgaaggaaggcagaaagcCTTTTCCACTTGTTCAGCCCACCTGACAGTAGTGATCTTGTTCTACGGCTCTGCACTTTTTATGTACATGAAGCCCAAGTCAAAAGACACTAAGCTTTTTGATGAACTCTTTGGATTGTCTTACTGGGTTATCACCCCAATGCTGAACCCCATTATCTACAGCCTAAGGAACAAGGAGGTAAAAGAGGGTGTGAAGAAAGTGTTCATCAGAAATCTGTACTTAAGGGCAGTGTGA